The Mesorhizobium sp. M3A.F.Ca.ET.080.04.2.1 genome contains the following window.
GTTCCATGGAGATGCTCCTTTGGGATTGCGGACACGGCCTTTTCACCGGTCCTTTTCTCGTCTTCTTCTCGAAGACATCCCCGGCCCGCGGAGCGGGCGGGCCGGTGCAATTGCGAACGAGCATCCCTGCCCGGCTAGCCAAGCGGGGCTTGTGAGCCCTGCGCAGGATGACGGGCCGGGATCGCGACGGGAGCGATTGAGCGCCAGCGTCAGCGGTCCGCCCGATCTGCGAGCAGTCCTTCCTCTCTTCCCTCCATCCCTGACTTCCCCTCTGGAATGTCGCGCCACAGGGCGACGCCGTCAGCCGACTTGCGACAGCGGGCGGGCTCGGCGCCGAAGCCATCGACATGGTTTCACGCACGCCTGCGGGGTCGCCCACGCATCCGTCGAGGTTTGGCCGCTCGAACGGCCATTGGGACGTGGAGACGCCCGATGGCCTTGAACGCCGCCGATCCTGACGCTATATTGCGTCATAATTGTTGGCAATGGAGGTGCTGCGATGGGTCTGGCACAATATGCGGATGACGGGTTGTTCGCGCCCAAGAAGATTGCGGACGCTTTCTGCACCACGAGCGAGGAGATCGCGCGTACCGCTGGTCTGGGGAAAGACGCGGTTCAGCGCCGGGAGCGGGTGCGTTCAGACAAGACGCAGCGCCGCCTGCGCGAGATGGTGGAGATCGTGAACAAGGTCGAGCCGCGATTTGGCTCAGCGCTCATGGCCTATGCCTGGTATCGCTCCGAGCCGCTGCCGGGATTTTCGGGGCGGACGGCCATGCAGCTCGTACGGGAGGGACGGGCCGATGAGGTCCTCGACTTTATCGACGCGGTCGATGCGGGGGTTTACGCCTGACCGTCGCCGCCGTCACCTATTCGGGCCGGCTCTACCGCGCCCTCAATCCAGTATATGCCCGCGAGCCTATGTCGGGACGCGGCGCCGAGCTCTATGGAGGTCGTTTCAACCCCAAAGGGATGCGGGCGCTCTATGCGTCGACTTCGATCCTGACGGCTTTGCGCGAAGCCAACCAGGTGGGCGACCTGCAGCCGACGACGCTGGTCGCCTATCGCGCCGAGATCGAGGCCGTCTTCGATGCCGACGACGCCACTGCTCTTGCCGCAATGGGCCTCGATGCGGCGGCCCTCGCCGACCCGACATGGCGCGATCAGATGAGAGACCATGGCGAGGCGCATACACAGCGATTTGCCCGTGAGCTCGTCGCGCAAGGCTTCAATGGCCTGCTCGTGCAGAGCTTTGCCAAGGGGGCCGCAGTCGGCGACTTGAATCTCGTTCTATGGCAATGGGGTGACGCTGCCCCATGCCGGCTGGAGCTGATCGACGACGAGCACCGGCTCGGTTGATCTAGGCGGCCGCTGCCCGCGTTCCCTCGCGCGCTGCACCATCAACGTCAGCGGCTAGCGACTTTTCGATCTCGGCAAGCTGCCAGCGCTTGTCCGCCAGCTCGTCCGAAAAGGCGAATGTCCCGCCCTCGCGCGAGCGGTAGGACGCCAGGCGCTGCTCGGCGTCGGAGAGGCGATGTCGATAGCGTTCCCGTTCATCCTCGAAGGCGCCGAGAACAGGTTCCAGCCGGGCGATCGCGCCGAGCGGAGTGGTGGTAACTGGCAATTCGATCTCGGTCTCGGCGCGGGCGCGCAGCAACATGGTGGAATAGCGATAACCGTCCTGGCCGAAGCGCTCCCCGGAATATTCGAGGTCGAAGCCGCCGATCGTCGCGATGACGCTGTCGCCGGCGTGCTGGAGCTGAACGAGGGTCAGTACCTCCTTCATCAGCGCCCGCCCAGCGAGCTTGCGCTCGGCGAAAGCCTCGTCTCCCACGGTCATGCGGAACGCCTCGCCCGCAGTGGGAA
Protein-coding sequences here:
- a CDS encoding MbcA/ParS/Xre antitoxin family protein yields the protein MGLAQYADDGLFAPKKIADAFCTTSEEIARTAGLGKDAVQRRERVRSDKTQRRLREMVEIVNKVEPRFGSALMAYAWYRSEPLPGFSGRTAMQLVREGRADEVLDFIDAVDAGVYA
- a CDS encoding RES family NAD+ phosphorylase; translated protein: MSGRGAELYGGRFNPKGMRALYASTSILTALREANQVGDLQPTTLVAYRAEIEAVFDADDATALAAMGLDAAALADPTWRDQMRDHGEAHTQRFARELVAQGFNGLLVQSFAKGAAVGDLNLVLWQWGDAAPCRLELIDDEHRLG